In Nomascus leucogenys isolate Asia chromosome 8, Asia_NLE_v1, whole genome shotgun sequence, a single genomic region encodes these proteins:
- the NR4A1 gene encoding nuclear receptor subfamily 4 group A member 1 isoform X2: MPCIQAQYGTPAPNPGPHDHLASDPLTPEFIKPTMDLASPEAAPAAPTALPSFSTFMDGYTGEFDTFLYQLPGTVQPCSSASSSASSTSSSSATSPASASFKFEDFQVYGCYPGPLSGPVDEALSSSGSDYYGSPCSVPSPSTPSFQPPQLSPWDGSFGHFSPSQTYEGLRAWTEQLPKASGPPQPPAFFSFSPPTGPSPSLAQSPLKLFPSQATHQLGEGESYSMPTAFPGLAPTSPHLEGSGILDAPVTSTKARSGAPGGSEGRCAVCGDNASCQHYGVRTCEGCKGFFKRTVQKNAKYICLANKDCPVDKRRRNRCQFCRFQKCLAVGMVKEVVRTDSLKGRRGRLPSKPKQPPDASPANLLTSLVRAHLDSGPSTAKLDYSKFQELVLPHFGKEDAGDVQQFYDLLSGSLEVIRKWAEKIPGFAELSPADQDLLLESAFLELFILRLAYRSKPGEGKLIFCSGLVLHRLQCARGFGDWIDSILAFSRSLHSLVVDVPAFACLSALVLITDRHGLQEPRRVEELQNRIASCLKEHVAAVAGEPQPASCLSRLLGKLPELRTLCTQGLQRIFYLKLEDLVPPPPIIDKIFMDTLPF, from the exons ATGCCCTGTATCCAAGCCCAATATGGGACACCAGCACCGAATCCAGGACCCCATGACCACCTGGCAAGCGACCCCCTGACCCCGGAGTTCATCAAGCCCACCATGGACCTGGCCAGCCCCGAGGCGGCCCCCGCTGCCCCCACTGCCCTACCCAGCTTCAGCACCTTCATGGACGGCTACACAGGAGAGTTTGACACCTTCCTCTACCAGCTGCCGGGAACAGTCCAGCCAtgctcctcagcctcctcctcggcctcctccacatcctcatcctcagccacctcccccgcctctgcctccttcaAGTTCGAGGACTTCCAGGTGTACGGCTGCTACCCCGGCCCCCTGAGCGGTCCAGTGGATGAGGCCCTGTCCTCCAGTGGCTCTGACTACTATGGCAGCCCCTGCTCAGTCCCGTCGCCCTCCACGCCCAGCTTCCAGCCGCCCCAGCTCTCTCCCTGGGATGGCTCATTTGGCCACTTCTCGCCCAGCCAGACTTACGAAGGCCTGCGGGCATGGACAGAGCAGCTGCCCAAAGCCTCTGGGCCCCCACAGCCTCCAGCCTTCTTTTCCTTCAGTCCTCCCACCggtcccagccccagcctggcccagAGCCCCCTGAAGTTGTTCCCCTCACAGGCCACCCAccagctgggggagggagagagctaTTCCATGCCTACGGCCTTCCCAGGTTTGGCACCCACTTCTCCACACCTTGAGGGCTCGGGGATACTGGATGCACCCGTGACCTCAACCAAGGCCCGGAGCGGGGCCCCAGGTGGAAGTGAAGGCCGCTGTGCTGTGTGTGGGGACAACGCGTCGTGCCAGCATTATGGCGTCCGCACCTGCGAGGGCTGCAAGGGCTTCTTCAAG CGCACAGTGCAGAAAAACGCCAAGTACATCTGCCTGGCTAACAAGGACTGCCCTGTGGACAAGAGGCGGCGAAACCGCTGCCAGTTCTGCCGCTTCCAGAAGTGCCTGGCGGTGGGCATGGTGAAGGAAG TTGTCCGAACAGACAGCCTGAAGGGGCGGCGGGGCCGGCTACCTTCAAAACCCAAGCAGCCCCCAGATGCCTCCCCTGCCAATCTCCTCACTTCCCTGGTCCGTGCACACCTGGACTCAGGGCCCAGCACTGCCAAGCTGGACTACTCCAAG TTCCAGGAGCTAGTGCTGCCCCACTTTGGGAAGGAAGATGCTGGGGATGTACAGCAGTTCTACGACCTACTCTCCGGTTCTCTGGAGGTCATCCGCAAGTGGGCGGAGAAGATCCCTGGCTTTGCTGAGCTGTCACCAGCTGACCAGGACCTGTTGCTGGAGTCGGCCTTCCTGGAGCTCTTCATCCTCCGCCTGGCGTACAG GTCTAAGCCAGGCGAGGGCAAGCTCATCTTCTGCTCAGGCCTGGTGCTACACCGGCTGCAGTGTGCCCGTGGCTTCGGCGACTGGATTGACAGCATCCTGGCCTTCTCAAGGTCCCTGCACAGCTTGGTTGTCGATGTCCCTGCCTTCGCCTGCCTCTCTGCCCTTGTCCTCATCACCG ACCGGCATGGGCTGCAGGAGCCGCGGCGGGTGGAGGAGCTGCAGAACCGCATCGCCAGCTGCCTGAAAGAGCACGTGGCAGCTGTGGCGGGCGAGCCCCAGCCGGCCAGCTGCCTGTCACGTCTGCTGGGCAAACTGCCCGAGCTGCGGACCCTGTGCACCCAGGGCCTGCAGCGCATCTTCTACCTCAAGCTGGAGGACTTGGTGCCCCCTCCACCCATCATTGACAAGATCTTCATGGACACGCTGCCCTTCTGA
- the NR4A1 gene encoding nuclear receptor subfamily 4 group A member 1 isoform X1 yields the protein MGASAAQSSSGPAGARPRKAGVETRAEPAGPGLHHGQRPGPAPPRQPGSFCWALKADRIMWLAKACWSIQSEMPCIQAQYGTPAPNPGPHDHLASDPLTPEFIKPTMDLASPEAAPAAPTALPSFSTFMDGYTGEFDTFLYQLPGTVQPCSSASSSASSTSSSSATSPASASFKFEDFQVYGCYPGPLSGPVDEALSSSGSDYYGSPCSVPSPSTPSFQPPQLSPWDGSFGHFSPSQTYEGLRAWTEQLPKASGPPQPPAFFSFSPPTGPSPSLAQSPLKLFPSQATHQLGEGESYSMPTAFPGLAPTSPHLEGSGILDAPVTSTKARSGAPGGSEGRCAVCGDNASCQHYGVRTCEGCKGFFKRTVQKNAKYICLANKDCPVDKRRRNRCQFCRFQKCLAVGMVKEVVRTDSLKGRRGRLPSKPKQPPDASPANLLTSLVRAHLDSGPSTAKLDYSKFQELVLPHFGKEDAGDVQQFYDLLSGSLEVIRKWAEKIPGFAELSPADQDLLLESAFLELFILRLAYRSKPGEGKLIFCSGLVLHRLQCARGFGDWIDSILAFSRSLHSLVVDVPAFACLSALVLITDRHGLQEPRRVEELQNRIASCLKEHVAAVAGEPQPASCLSRLLGKLPELRTLCTQGLQRIFYLKLEDLVPPPPIIDKIFMDTLPF from the exons ATGGGCGCCTCTGCGGCGCAGAGCAGCTCAGGGCCGGCTGGTGCGCGACCCCGGAAAGCGGGGGTGGAGACGCGAGCGGAGCCCGCGGGGCCAG GCCTCCACCATGGACAgaggccaggccctgcccctccaAGGCAGCCTGGCTCCTTCTGCTGGGCCCTGAAGGCGGACCGGATAATGTGGTTGGCCAAGGCCTGTTGGTCCATCCAGAGTG AGATGCCCTGTATCCAAGCCCAATATGGGACACCAGCACCGAATCCAGGACCCCATGACCACCTGGCAAGCGACCCCCTGACCCCGGAGTTCATCAAGCCCACCATGGACCTGGCCAGCCCCGAGGCGGCCCCCGCTGCCCCCACTGCCCTACCCAGCTTCAGCACCTTCATGGACGGCTACACAGGAGAGTTTGACACCTTCCTCTACCAGCTGCCGGGAACAGTCCAGCCAtgctcctcagcctcctcctcggcctcctccacatcctcatcctcagccacctcccccgcctctgcctccttcaAGTTCGAGGACTTCCAGGTGTACGGCTGCTACCCCGGCCCCCTGAGCGGTCCAGTGGATGAGGCCCTGTCCTCCAGTGGCTCTGACTACTATGGCAGCCCCTGCTCAGTCCCGTCGCCCTCCACGCCCAGCTTCCAGCCGCCCCAGCTCTCTCCCTGGGATGGCTCATTTGGCCACTTCTCGCCCAGCCAGACTTACGAAGGCCTGCGGGCATGGACAGAGCAGCTGCCCAAAGCCTCTGGGCCCCCACAGCCTCCAGCCTTCTTTTCCTTCAGTCCTCCCACCggtcccagccccagcctggcccagAGCCCCCTGAAGTTGTTCCCCTCACAGGCCACCCAccagctgggggagggagagagctaTTCCATGCCTACGGCCTTCCCAGGTTTGGCACCCACTTCTCCACACCTTGAGGGCTCGGGGATACTGGATGCACCCGTGACCTCAACCAAGGCCCGGAGCGGGGCCCCAGGTGGAAGTGAAGGCCGCTGTGCTGTGTGTGGGGACAACGCGTCGTGCCAGCATTATGGCGTCCGCACCTGCGAGGGCTGCAAGGGCTTCTTCAAG CGCACAGTGCAGAAAAACGCCAAGTACATCTGCCTGGCTAACAAGGACTGCCCTGTGGACAAGAGGCGGCGAAACCGCTGCCAGTTCTGCCGCTTCCAGAAGTGCCTGGCGGTGGGCATGGTGAAGGAAG TTGTCCGAACAGACAGCCTGAAGGGGCGGCGGGGCCGGCTACCTTCAAAACCCAAGCAGCCCCCAGATGCCTCCCCTGCCAATCTCCTCACTTCCCTGGTCCGTGCACACCTGGACTCAGGGCCCAGCACTGCCAAGCTGGACTACTCCAAG TTCCAGGAGCTAGTGCTGCCCCACTTTGGGAAGGAAGATGCTGGGGATGTACAGCAGTTCTACGACCTACTCTCCGGTTCTCTGGAGGTCATCCGCAAGTGGGCGGAGAAGATCCCTGGCTTTGCTGAGCTGTCACCAGCTGACCAGGACCTGTTGCTGGAGTCGGCCTTCCTGGAGCTCTTCATCCTCCGCCTGGCGTACAG GTCTAAGCCAGGCGAGGGCAAGCTCATCTTCTGCTCAGGCCTGGTGCTACACCGGCTGCAGTGTGCCCGTGGCTTCGGCGACTGGATTGACAGCATCCTGGCCTTCTCAAGGTCCCTGCACAGCTTGGTTGTCGATGTCCCTGCCTTCGCCTGCCTCTCTGCCCTTGTCCTCATCACCG ACCGGCATGGGCTGCAGGAGCCGCGGCGGGTGGAGGAGCTGCAGAACCGCATCGCCAGCTGCCTGAAAGAGCACGTGGCAGCTGTGGCGGGCGAGCCCCAGCCGGCCAGCTGCCTGTCACGTCTGCTGGGCAAACTGCCCGAGCTGCGGACCCTGTGCACCCAGGGCCTGCAGCGCATCTTCTACCTCAAGCTGGAGGACTTGGTGCCCCCTCCACCCATCATTGACAAGATCTTCATGGACACGCTGCCCTTCTGA